TCTTTCGGCCAACGAGAGATCGGGCAACGCGGGATCGAACAGCGCGGTTTCGCTGAGTCGCGTATGGAGCAGCACCTTGTCGCGCGCGCGGCGCAGCGTGGCCACCGCATCGCCGTCGCGCAGGCCGGCCGCCGCGTCGATCGTGTCCGGCGCGGCGGCCGGCGTGATGGATTCAGTCATCGTGTCGATTTCCCTTCGTCGTTCATGTGATCGATGGACGCGCGCTTACGCGTCGGCGTCGCGCCATTCGTCGCCTTGCAGCTCCGCATTCGCGTAGGCGACCAGCGCGTCGTAGTGGCGGTCGCGGTCGGCATCGAACAGCCGGCTCGCGATGCCGCGCGCGAGCCGCTTCGCGCCCGCGCTGATTGCCGGGATGTCGCCGGACAGCTTGCCGTGGCTCAGGCTCGCCGCATGGTTGAAGCAGTGGATGTGCGTGACGGCCGGGCATGCGCCGGGCTCGCGCTCCTGGAACGCGAACGCGGAGCCGAGATCGGGCGAATCGGCGAGTTCGTCGAGCCATACGTCCGGCTCGGGCCGGTAGCGATCCTTCCAGCGCCGCACGTGCTGCCCGAACGACGCGAATTCCGCGCGGGTCGTCCAGTCCGAATGAAAGCCCGTCGCGAAGATCAGGAAGTCGACCGTGTAGCGCCCGCGCGGCGTCGTCACGTCGAGGCCGTCCGCGTGGCCGGCCAGCGTCTCGATCGGGCTGCCCGCATGAAAATGCGCATGCTCGTGCCGCGACACGCGCAGCACGCTGTCGCGCGGCGGCGGCGTTTGCGACGTCAGTGCGTAGTGCATGAAGCGCCACTTCGTCGCGTCGTCGAGATCGGCATAGCCGTGCACGAGGCCGGGGCTGCCGATACCGGTCAGCTTGTTGATGCGCGGAATGTCCGCGCGGCGGAAGAACAGGTCGACGCGCGCCGCGCCGGCTTCGAGCGCGGTGCCCGCATTGTCGAAGGCGGACGCGCCCGCGCCAACCACGCCGATACGCTTGCCGGCCAGCGCCGCGAAATCGATCGGCTCCGACGAATGCGCCCAGCGCGTGCGCGGCGCGCGTTGCGCAACGGGCGGCACATAGGGGCCGCCGAGCCCGTCGCGGCCCGTCGCGAGCACGACGTGCCGCGCGAGCAGCGTCTGCGCTTCGCCGCTGCCGTGCACGTCGAGCGCGAGCAGGCCGTCGTCGCGCGGGCGCAGCGCGAGCAGTGTCGTGTCGTTGCGCACGTTCAGGTCGAGCGCGCGCCGATACCAGCGCAGGTAGTCCATCCATTGCGTGCGCGGAATCTTGTAGAGCGCGTCCCAAGAGTCGCGGCCGTATTGCGCTTCGAACCACGCGCGGAACGTCAGCGCCGGCAAGCCGAGCGCGGGGCCGGCGAGCTGCTTCGGCGAGCGCAGCGTGTCCATTCGCGCGAACGTGACCCACGGGCCTTCGTAGCCGGCCGGTGCGCGATCGATCACGCACTGGTTGTCGATGCCGAGCAGGCGCAGTTCGGCGGAGGCCGCGAGCCCGGCCATGCCGCCGCCGACGATCGCGACGTCGAGCACGCGCGCGCCGTCGGCTTCGCGCGGCGGCACCCACGACGGTGCGGGCAGGTCGAGCCAGCGCAGGTCCTGCGCGAGCCGCGCCTCGAGTGCGTCGAGCGGGGTCGTCATGCGGCCTCCGGGCGGGTGCGACGCGCACGTGCGGCGCGCGGCGGGCGAGGCGCGCTGCTGCGCAGCCGGTCGCCGCGCAGCAGCGCGTCGTGCGCGGCGGCGTCGTGAAAGATCACGTCGTCGAGCAGCGCGCGCGTCGTGCGGTGCAGTGCGTCGAGCAGCGCATCGACGGCGGCGGTACGCGGCTTGCCGGCGGGCGTCGCGACGCCGAATGCGAACGGGATGTCGACGTCGAGCGGGCGCGCGACGACGCCGTCCACCGGCAGCGCGACGCCGATGGCCGGGTCGACGATGCCGATGCCGATCCCCGCACGCGCGGCCATCACCGCGTTCAGCGACGCATTGGTTTCGATGAACACGCGTGCATCGACGCGCGCGGCCGCGAACGCCGCGTCGATGCGCTGGCGCAGCCGGTGCCGGTTCGCGACCGTCACGATGCGGCGGCGCGCGAGATCGCGCAGCGCGATGCGCGGCTTCGCCGCGAGCGGATCGCCGGCGGGCAGCACGGCGACGCACGGCGTTTGCGCGATCCAGTGCACGTCGAGGCCCGCGTGCGCCATCGGCAGCGTGACGACGCCGATGTCGGCCGTGCCGGCGAGCACCTCGTGCACGACGTGTTCGGCCGACTCGCTGCGCAACTGATAGTGCGGCGCGTGGGCGCCGTCGGGCAGCGCGGCGAGCGCGGCTGGCACGAGCGTGGCCGCGAGCGAAGGCGTCGCCGCGATGCGCACGGGTTCGGCCGTTTCGTCGCCGAGCGCGCGTGCCCGTGCCTCGATCGCGCGCAGGCCGACCAGCGAGCGCTCGACTTCCTCGTAGAGCAGGAAGGCGCGCCGTGTTGGTGTGACGCGCGGGCCGTGCCGGTCGAACAGCGCGTAGCCGAGATCGGCTTCGAGCTCCTGGATCTGCCGCGTGACGGCCGGTTGCGAGCGGCCGAGCAGTTCGCCTGCGCCGGTCACGCTGCCGGCCGACATGACCGCGGAAAAGGCTTCGAGTTGATGCAGCTCCATGACGCGTTCCGATGATGCGATTTTCGCATTGTAGGAGTGCGAGCATGCGTGATTCATATAATGATTTTTGCTATCGACAGCGTGAAAACTGCGAAGGGTGCGATCGCCGTGACGGCCGGTTGTGCGCGCATGCGCATCGGTGGCGTGTGCCGCCGCGCGAGAAACGTGAGTCGAATCAAGGCGATGCGACGGAGGCCGAGGCGTCGCATGACGCGCGGCGCGTGCATGGCCACCGACACGCGTTGTCCGCTTCACGCCGCGCGCGATATCGATATGCGCAAAACTTCGTTTGAACGCTCTGAACCGGATGGTTACATGCCCTCACTCTTTTCGACTGACTGAAGGTGGGGGCGGCATGAACGTTTCGGGGAACGACGCACGCGGCGCATGGCGGCGCGTGCTGGGCACGGTGGCGGCGCTCGCTGCCGCATGGGGTTTGTCGGCGGGCGGCGCGTTTGCCGCGGGCGTATCGGGCGAGCCGGTCGTGATCGGCGTGAGCGGGCCGCTCACGGGCCAGGACGCGCAATACGGCGAGCAATGGAAGCGCGGTTTCGACCTCGCGCTCGACGAGATCAACGGCAGCGGCGGCATTCACGGCCGGCCGCTCGCGGTCGACTTCCAGGACAGCCGCAGCGACCCGCGCCAGGCGGTGGCGATCGCGCAGAAGTTCGTCGCCGATCCGCGCATCGTGATCGAACTCGGCGATTTCTCGAGCGCGACGTCGATGGCCGCGTCGCCGATCTACCAGCGCGGGCAACTGATTCAATTCGGCTTCACGAACTCGCACCCGGATTTCACGAAGGGCGGCGATTATCTGTGGAGCACC
The sequence above is drawn from the Burkholderia stabilis genome and encodes:
- a CDS encoding NAD(P)-binding domain-containing protein, which gives rise to MTTPLDALEARLAQDLRWLDLPAPSWVPPREADGARVLDVAIVGGGMAGLAASAELRLLGIDNQCVIDRAPAGYEGPWVTFARMDTLRSPKQLAGPALGLPALTFRAWFEAQYGRDSWDALYKIPRTQWMDYLRWYRRALDLNVRNDTTLLALRPRDDGLLALDVHGSGEAQTLLARHVVLATGRDGLGGPYVPPVAQRAPRTRWAHSSEPIDFAALAGKRIGVVGAGASAFDNAGTALEAGAARVDLFFRRADIPRINKLTGIGSPGLVHGYADLDDATKWRFMHYALTSQTPPPRDSVLRVSRHEHAHFHAGSPIETLAGHADGLDVTTPRGRYTVDFLIFATGFHSDWTTRAEFASFGQHVRRWKDRYRPEPDVWLDELADSPDLGSAFAFQEREPGACPAVTHIHCFNHAASLSHGKLSGDIPAISAGAKRLARGIASRLFDADRDRHYDALVAYANAELQGDEWRDADA
- a CDS encoding LysR family transcriptional regulator, whose translation is MELHQLEAFSAVMSAGSVTGAGELLGRSQPAVTRQIQELEADLGYALFDRHGPRVTPTRRAFLLYEEVERSLVGLRAIEARARALGDETAEPVRIAATPSLAATLVPAALAALPDGAHAPHYQLRSESAEHVVHEVLAGTADIGVVTLPMAHAGLDVHWIAQTPCVAVLPAGDPLAAKPRIALRDLARRRIVTVANRHRLRQRIDAAFAAARVDARVFIETNASLNAVMAARAGIGIGIVDPAIGVALPVDGVVARPLDVDIPFAFGVATPAGKPRTAAVDALLDALHRTTRALLDDVIFHDAAAHDALLRGDRLRSSAPRPPRAARARRTRPEAA